The Bacteroidota bacterium DNA window AGGCCAACTTGCGTTTCGTTGTTTCTGTTGCCAAGCAATATCAAAATCAGGGTTTAAGTTTACCGGACTTAATTAATGAAGGTAATCTTGGACTCATAAAAGCCGCCAAGCGTTTCGATGAAACACGTGGTTTTAAATTCATTTCCTATGCTGTATGGTGGATCCGTCAGTCTATTCTCCAGGCATTGGCTGAACAATCGCGTATTGTTCGTTTACCTTTGAACCAGGTTGGTTCATTGAACAAGATCAATAAAGCGTTTTCTAAACTTGAGCAAGAGTTTGAGCGTGAGCCAAGTGCGGAAGAACTTTCGAACCTGCTTGACCTGCCTGAAGATAAAGTTGCAGATACCATGCGTGTATCAGGCCGTCATGTATCAATGGATGCCCCATTTGTAAATGGTGAAGACAACAGCCTGCTGGATGTGTTGATCAACCCTGATTCACCAAAGGCTGATAATGGCTTGATGAATGAATCATTACAACGTGAAATCGAGCGTTCACTTTCTACATTAACCGACCGCGAGCGCGATGTAATCAAATTGTTTTTTGGAATTGGACAAAATCACGGACTGACGCTGGAAGAGATCGGAGCGAAATTCGATTTAACCCGTGAACGTGTTCGCCAGATCAAAGAGAAGGCTATACGCAGGCTTCGCCATAATTCACGCAGTAAACTACTTAAAGCATACTTAGGATAATATGTGGTTATATTAATTAACACAAAAGAGGAAATGGATTTTTATCCCTTTCCTCTTTTAATTTTAAAAATAATCCGGTCTAATTAATCTATAAAAAAAATAACGATGGCTATAGCAATTGAACCTATGATAAAGAAAAGCACTTACGAAAGCGAACTGGGCTCATGGATAGAACAGGAAAAAGCAGCAATTGATCTTATTAAAGCCGTTGGCGACTTGTGGTTTGAAAAATCTGTTGAACTTATTATCTTCCGTAATCAGCTTATTGACAGAAGTTCGAGCGAGATCATGAACCTTCACCTGTATGCCAAGCAAATGGTAAAGCAGCCTATTACCATTTTTGATACTGCTATGCTGGCTAATGAATTATTAAAACTCAACCTTGCCCCTTCCCGTATTGATATCGGCCGCCTTTGCAGTGAGTGGCTAAACGAAAAAGCTAATTATAAAACAGCAGGCGACTTTGTCGGAAAAAAGTTAGAAGACTTTATCGGCAAAGAAAAAAGTAAATTAAAACCTAAAGATGTTGTGTTATACGGATTTGGACGTATTGGACGTTTAGCGGCACGTGAAATTATAGCACAGGCCGGCAAGGGAATGCAGCTTCGTCTAAGGGCCATTGTTACACGCTCAAACTCCAATGAAGATATTACCAAACGCGCCGACCTGTTAAAAACAGATTCTGTACATGGCCCTTTCCCCGGAACTATTATTGAGGATCTGGAAAACAAAGCCCTGATCATAAACGGACATACCGTTAAAATGATCGCGGCGAAAAACCCTGATGAGATTGATTACGAATCCTATGGTATTACGAATGCTCTGTTGATTGACAATACAGGCGTGGCACGCGATCGCGCAGGCTTATCCAAACACCTGAAATCGAAAGGTATCAGTAAGGTGTTGTTAACGGCTCCTGGCAAAGGTGATATTCCCAATGTTGTTTATGGCATTAATCAATCGAAACTTGAAATAGAAAAAGAGCAGGTTTTCTCAGCCGCAAGTTGCACAACCAACGCTATTATTCCTGTGCTAAAAGTAATTGAAGAAAGCCTGGGTATTAACCACGGACATATAGAAACCATTCACTCCTATACCAACGACCAAAACCTGCTGGATAACTATCATCCCAAGCATCGCAGGGGCCGTTCGGCTGCATTGAACATGGTTATTACCGAAACTGGTGCAGGAAGCGCTATTACAAAGGTACTGCCCGTTTTAAAAGGTAAACTGACAGCTAATTCTGTTCGTGTCCCTACCCCAAATGTTTCATTGGCTATACTTGCTCTCACAGTAAAAAAGGAAACGGACAAAGAAACCGTGAATGAAATTTTAAAAAATGCCGCACTCAAGGGCGACCTTGTAGAGCAAATTCAATATTACTACAGCAACGAACTCGTTTCATCCGACGTGATCGGAAACCCCTGCGCTTCTGTATTCGACAGCCAGTCTACTCTTGTCAGCGAGGACAAACAAAGCATTGTGCTTTATGTTTGGTATGATAACGAATATGGTTACACCCGCCAGGTGATCAGATTGGCAAAATATATTGCAGAGGTGATTCCGTTGAGGTATTATTGATCTTTAGAAGATAAAGGAAATAGATCAGGCTGACACAATAAAATGTCAGCCTGATCTATTTTATACCTTCCTGTTGATTCTATGGCGCAGTAAGGTTAACATTTACACTACAGCCGTTTTTATCTTTAATATTTATTGAATAAGCTCCCGGACAAAGTTGATTTTTATACCTACTGACATATCCATCAGGCCAGGTATAAGTGTAGGGACTTGTCCCGCCTGTTGCAGTTACCATTATCCATTCTTTACAACCGCAACCGATACAGTCAGCAGTGCCTTTTGCAAATTGTCCTGCTAAAGGTAAAGCTGAAATAATTGTAACAGAAGCAGTGGCTATACAGCTTACCGCATCAGTAACAGTAACTGTGTAGGTGCCCGCACTCAATCCCGTCGCGGTAGCACTTGATCCACCCGA harbors:
- a CDS encoding RNA polymerase sigma factor RpoD/SigA; this translates as MRQLKITKSITNRESASLDKYLQEIGREELITAEEEVSLAKRIRDGDQIALEKLTKANLRFVVSVAKQYQNQGLSLPDLINEGNLGLIKAAKRFDETRGFKFISYAVWWIRQSILQALAEQSRIVRLPLNQVGSLNKINKAFSKLEQEFEREPSAEELSNLLDLPEDKVADTMRVSGRHVSMDAPFVNGEDNSLLDVLINPDSPKADNGLMNESLQREIERSLSTLTDRERDVIKLFFGIGQNHGLTLEEIGAKFDLTRERVRQIKEKAIRRLRHNSRSKLLKAYLG
- a CDS encoding glyceraldehyde-3-phosphate dehydrogenase, producing MIKKSTYESELGSWIEQEKAAIDLIKAVGDLWFEKSVELIIFRNQLIDRSSSEIMNLHLYAKQMVKQPITIFDTAMLANELLKLNLAPSRIDIGRLCSEWLNEKANYKTAGDFVGKKLEDFIGKEKSKLKPKDVVLYGFGRIGRLAAREIIAQAGKGMQLRLRAIVTRSNSNEDITKRADLLKTDSVHGPFPGTIIEDLENKALIINGHTVKMIAAKNPDEIDYESYGITNALLIDNTGVARDRAGLSKHLKSKGISKVLLTAPGKGDIPNVVYGINQSKLEIEKEQVFSAASCTTNAIIPVLKVIEESLGINHGHIETIHSYTNDQNLLDNYHPKHRRGRSAALNMVITETGAGSAITKVLPVLKGKLTANSVRVPTPNVSLAILALTVKKETDKETVNEILKNAALKGDLVEQIQYYYSNELVSSDVIGNPCASVFDSQSTLVSEDKQSIVLYVWYDNEYGYTRQVIRLAKYIAEVIPLRYY